The following proteins are encoded in a genomic region of Leptospira fainei serovar Hurstbridge str. BUT 6:
- a CDS encoding sigma-54-dependent Fis family transcriptional regulator, producing MNSTLDPDRLLDLILERCIQICEVGSGSLMLINRQDEVLDIVTFRGMNPSVRTKVKLRVGEGITGIVAASGEGMIVNDVTQNPHYISIKDDILSELAVPMIVEDEVIGVISLDSSRKQAFSEEHLELVSTLANMAAQIFKNLQTFRQLEQKNKIQQVLIDISRTVTSTLILQEIFDDIMERLDKSLNLERGSIVLFDAEKNILKLTGAYGLTADEMEKGVYLPGEGVTGKVYESGEALIIESIVNDDNFLNRMGNVTHFKNNPENVSFLAAPIKSDTDVLGVVSVFFVHKKYVDLKTYLDFLQVVASIIYQAIRIQKLIDEEKREISRENVLLKRELKNKYKFGSLIGKSKPMEKLFEMIQLVSDSRASVLITGESGTGKEMIASAIHYNSSRADKPFIKINCAAIPENLLESELFGHKKGSFTGAVADKKGKFEMADTGTIFLDEIGEMDLNLQSKLLRVLQEKEIEAVGSVKPKKIDVRIIAATNANLEELISQKLFRADLFYRLNVVNMVTPPLRDRPEDIPLLINHFISKYTIENTKKIKGITREAHKLLMSYSWPGNVRELENVIERAVVLSQSEMLDIQDFSEINGRILYGDEGESIDVGDPDTSMEVASSRFSPAHLDALDGRAMEVVVGEVEARLIKYAMKKFKYTKTRVAKFLGINRNTLDKKIKDLKIDY from the coding sequence ATGAATTCGACTTTGGATCCCGATCGTCTTCTCGATCTAATCTTGGAACGGTGCATTCAGATTTGCGAGGTCGGTTCCGGCTCATTAATGCTTATAAATCGGCAAGATGAAGTTCTAGACATCGTTACGTTTCGCGGAATGAATCCTTCGGTCCGCACAAAGGTAAAGCTTAGAGTCGGTGAAGGGATTACCGGTATCGTTGCGGCTTCCGGGGAAGGAATGATCGTCAACGACGTAACGCAAAACCCGCATTACATTTCTATTAAGGACGATATTCTTTCCGAGCTGGCAGTACCGATGATCGTCGAAGACGAGGTCATCGGTGTTATCTCTTTGGATTCAAGTCGCAAGCAAGCCTTCTCGGAAGAGCATCTAGAACTCGTATCTACTTTGGCCAACATGGCCGCGCAGATATTTAAAAACTTACAAACATTTCGACAGCTTGAACAGAAAAATAAAATTCAGCAGGTTCTGATCGACATTTCGAGAACGGTTACATCTACGCTCATTCTACAGGAAATATTCGACGACATTATGGAACGTCTGGATAAATCCTTAAATCTGGAGAGAGGTTCGATCGTTCTATTCGATGCCGAAAAGAACATTTTAAAACTTACCGGGGCTTACGGACTTACTGCGGATGAAATGGAAAAAGGGGTCTATCTCCCCGGTGAAGGAGTTACCGGAAAAGTTTATGAATCGGGTGAAGCGCTTATCATCGAATCGATAGTTAACGACGATAATTTTTTAAACCGAATGGGGAATGTCACCCATTTCAAAAACAATCCTGAAAACGTCAGTTTTTTGGCGGCTCCGATAAAATCCGATACCGACGTGCTCGGAGTAGTCAGTGTTTTTTTTGTTCATAAGAAATATGTGGATTTAAAGACCTACCTGGATTTTCTTCAAGTCGTAGCATCCATCATATACCAAGCGATTCGAATTCAAAAACTGATCGATGAAGAAAAGAGAGAGATTTCCAGAGAGAACGTTTTACTAAAACGCGAGCTGAAGAATAAGTATAAATTCGGTTCGCTGATCGGAAAATCCAAACCGATGGAAAAATTGTTCGAAATGATTCAATTGGTTTCCGATTCTCGCGCCTCCGTTTTAATTACGGGAGAATCCGGTACAGGAAAAGAGATGATAGCTTCCGCGATTCATTACAATTCCTCTCGTGCCGATAAGCCGTTCATTAAAATAAATTGCGCGGCAATTCCCGAAAACCTATTGGAATCCGAATTATTCGGCCATAAGAAAGGATCCTTTACCGGCGCAGTAGCCGATAAGAAAGGAAAATTTGAAATGGCGGATACGGGCACGATATTCTTGGATGAAATCGGAGAAATGGATTTGAATCTTCAATCCAAACTACTTCGCGTTTTGCAAGAAAAGGAAATCGAAGCCGTCGGTTCCGTGAAACCTAAAAAGATAGATGTTCGTATAATCGCGGCAACGAATGCGAATTTAGAGGAATTGATCAGTCAAAAACTATTTCGCGCGGATTTATTCTATCGTCTGAATGTGGTGAATATGGTGACGCCTCCCCTACGAGATCGTCCGGAAGATATTCCGTTACTAATCAATCACTTCATTTCGAAATACACTATCGAGAATACGAAGAAAATAAAAGGGATCACGAGAGAGGCTCATAAACTGTTAATGAGCTATAGCTGGCCCGGTAACGTTAGAGAATTGGAAAACGTTATTGAAAGAGCGGTCGTTCTTTCTCAATCCGAAATGCTGGATATTCAGGATTTCTCCGAAATCAACGGAAGAATTCTATACGGAGACGAAGGGGAGTCCATTGATGTGGGAGATCCTGATACTTCTATGGAAGTCGCAAGTTCCCGGTTTTCTCCCGCACATCTTGATGCTCTGGACGGAAGGGCAATGGAAGTTGTCGTTGGAGAAGTCGAAGCGCGGTTGATTAAGTACGCGATGAAAAAATTCAAATATACGAAGACTAGAGTCGCTAAATTTCTAGGTATCAACCGGAATACTTTAGATAAGAAAATTAAAGACTTAAAGATAGACTATTAA
- a CDS encoding SET domain-containing protein produces the protein MLKVPTYVADSPIGGLGLFAGRDIEPGELIWEYHPKTVWILTQEEVDSLPERLRELIYTYSYLYEGKWFFCVDNSRFMNHSDDSNTLEDKTGVEGTSNPMGKDRAVRKIKAGEELTCNYKQFDQNWNEKLSS, from the coding sequence ATGCTGAAAGTACCTACGTATGTAGCCGACTCTCCCATTGGCGGGCTGGGTCTCTTTGCTGGCCGGGACATCGAACCGGGCGAATTAATTTGGGAATACCATCCAAAAACCGTCTGGATTTTAACTCAGGAGGAAGTAGATTCGCTTCCGGAACGCTTGCGCGAGTTAATCTATACTTATTCCTATCTTTACGAAGGAAAATGGTTTTTCTGCGTTGATAACTCCCGTTTTATGAATCATAGCGACGACTCCAATACCCTGGAGGACAAAACCGGGGTGGAAGGAACTAGTAATCCGATGGGAAAAGACCGGGCCGTTCGTAAAATAAAGGCCGGCGAAGAGCTAACTTGTAATTACAAACAGTTCGATCAAAATTGGAACGAAAAACTTTCGTCTTAA